The following proteins are co-located in the Toxotes jaculatrix isolate fToxJac2 chromosome 9, fToxJac2.pri, whole genome shotgun sequence genome:
- the LOC121187327 gene encoding uncharacterized protein LOC121187327 — MAANGKVLATPRDIRVNCEATVEPCQLLEEYVKKMKFALVSWLRGEDKNALSIVPVSWIVDFDPENAKTEYLIECRSIGGKRPTNGWRVEPAQILQLAEKESTLKIAEQRLLQEDLPQSKKRKRVPNKLFFDPQEETVGKVSKKKNYKLIAARHSELEVLEEEPNLSQLNTAEALEEEVRALREENKRLRYQQSVGSSAACKDLETQLKALNKENVRLRNMAVKEIPSLLAAVKTLISYKITESSSYEGESEHEASVALPSPAQPTSPKPASVQLGKDDSTRVSAHCWETAKAQSTAKGMARTLLLGLFSIDVLLKSNLTGGVNKVDPSAERRQPLDPKKLQALLNAVVQQHPGVKIPDIRMAINKRICELRHQEKKKSSEGLANQSGS; from the exons ATGGCCGCGAACGGCAAGGTTCTGGCCACGCCCAGAGATATTAGGGTAAACTGTGAAGCTACGGTAGAACCTTGTCAGTTGTTGGAGGAGTACGTTAAAAAGATGAAATTTGCGCTTGTGAGCTGGTTAAGGGGGGAGGATAAAAATGCTCTCAGCATTGTTCCTGTCAGTTGGATTGTGGACTTCGACCCGGAAAACGCCAAAACGGAATACCTTATTGAGTGCCGCAGCATTGGTGGAAAGAGGCCCACTAATGGTTGGAGAGTCGAACCAGCACAGATTTTGCAGTTGGCGG aAAAGGAATCTACACTCAAGATTGCTGAGCAGAGACTCTTGCAAGAGGACCTTCCTCAAagcaagaagagaaagagggtgcCCAACAAACTCTTCTTTGACCCACAGGAGGAAACTGTAggaaaagtttcaaaaaag AAAAACTACAAACTCATAGCTGCAAGACATTCTGAATTAGAAGTTCTTGAAGAAGAGCCTAACCTCAGCCAATTGAATACTGCAGAAGCACTTGAGGAGGAGGTCAGGGCCCTCAGGGAGGAGAACAAAAGACTGCGGTACCAGCAGAGTGTAGGATCTTCTGCAGCCTGTAAAGATCTCGAGACCCAACTCAAGGCTTTAAATAAGGAGAACGTCAGGCTGCGGAACATGGCAGTTAAAG AAATTCCATCACTCTTGGCAGCTGTGAAGACCCTCATTTCGTATAAGATCACAGAGAGCTCAAGCTACGAAGGTGAAAGCGAACATGAGGCCAGTGTTGCTTTACCGTCACCTGCTCAACCTACATCTCCCAAACCAGcatca GTGCAACTAGGGAAGGATGACTCCACCAGAGTGTCTGCCCATTGTTGGGAAACTGCAAAAGCGCAATCCACAGCGAAAGGAATGGCCCGCACCCTCCTACTGGGCCTGTTCAGCATTGATGTGCTACTGAAGTCCAACCTAACGGGAGGGGTCAACAAGGTCGATCCATCTGCAGAGAGACGTCAACCTCTGGACCCCAAGAAGCTTCAAGCTTTACTCA ATGCAGTTGTTCAGCAACACCCAGGGGTGAAGATTCCAGACATACGGATGGCCATAAATAAAAGGATCTGTGAGTTAAGAcaccaggagaagaaaaagtcatCTGAAGGACTGGCTAATCAGAGTGGGTCTTGA